From Miscanthus floridulus cultivar M001 chromosome 15, ASM1932011v1, whole genome shotgun sequence, the proteins below share one genomic window:
- the LOC136507461 gene encoding uncharacterized protein, with protein sequence MSISEEVSLELLLLDGSNYTSWSASVLDVFRTMGPPIEQIVDVSISPHDDLIYLSREEVKCLQLNAQAANVLFSALSEDVLDAIIFGDGEPLGDAHIIWTTLKEMYGNSKCEESNLSLEKPHEECSTSSTNDEPQVILSKGLFDHATSTCSPTYDLLDGNEIVGENNIFTCGTSTFFSSYETNILKEEEACDRWKPNDESTLPRSSTLYTTSHISLMAKKEKKVTSESDSDSETCDDFIAKENKHLKEKGEMLKRDLIQWKGKCNAQPSQDNHEDMVKKLEKGSTNACIKPYQKGYKSNNGKVKGILKEVQSVQNAVVQTAAQTTAVPHPKGGSAAPRLNRKVPKAIKVQRQSKKTLITCFKCKKDGHHVRDCPLKKEEKGVSKIQEKKKMAHIKFSNMGHNASMCSNKVDDQATLPKNKTRRSKRKCYGCHEKGHEIGSCPNKKSKGLSSSTKRFISKVASKVQEEKARKNKNRLCYTCKGKGHLSKDCPMGNTSKLNLSIDLNMLTRPKNDTCARKVIGSPCASTQAIWVPKSHVTNHNGPNIVWVPNCA encoded by the exons ATGTCGATAAGTGAGGAGGTATCTCTAGAACTTTTACTtttagatggctcaaattatacaTCTTGGTCTGCTAGTGTGCTTGATGTTTTTAGGACCATGGGTCCTCCAATAGAGCAGATTGTAGATGTGAGCATTTCACCTCATGATGATTTGATCTACCTTTCTAgagaggaagtgaaatgcttacaactcaatgctcaagctgctaatgtcttatttagtgctttgagtgaagatgtacttgatgctatcatatttggagatggtgaaccacttggtgatgctcatatcatttggaccacGCTCAAGGAAATGTATGGCAACTCCAAATGTGAAGAGAGCAACCTCTCATTGGAAAAACCACATGAGgaatgctcaacttcatcgacaaatgatgagcctcaagtgattctctcaaaaggcctatttgatcatgccacatccacttgctcgccaacatatgacttattggatggtaatgaaatagttggtgagaacaatatttttacatgtggtacttctactttctttagttcttatgagactaacattttgaaggaagaagaagcttgtgatcggtggaagccaaatgatgaatccaccttaccaagaagctcaactctctatACCACTTCACATATCagtctcatggcaaagaaagagaagaaagtgacaagtgagagtgacagtgatagtg AAACTTGTGATGATTTCATTGCAAAAGAAAACAAACATCTCAAGGAAAAAGGTGAAATGCTAAAaagggacttgattcaatggaagggcaagtgtaatgctcaaccttctcaagataaccatgaagacatggtgaagaagcttgaaaaGGGATCAACCAATGCATGCATCAAGCCTTATCAAAAGGGTTACAAGTCCAACAATGGCAAAGTGAAGGGGATACTTAAAGAAGTGCaatctgtccagaatgcagtAGTTCAGACAGCTGCACAGActacggcagtgccgcaccccaaGGGTGGTAGTGCTGCACCTAGACTGAATAGGAAAGTTCCCAAGGCCATCAAGGTGCAACGTCAATCAAagaagactctcatcacttgcttcaagtgcaagaaagATGGTCACCATGTCAGAGATTGCCccttgaagaaagaagagaagggcgtgagcaagatccaagagaagaagaagatggctcatatcaagttctccaacatgggacacaatgcttctatgtgttccaacaaggtcgatgatcaagccacacttccaaagaacaagacaagaagaagcaagaggaagtgttatggttgtcatgagaagggacatgaaattggctcatgtcctaataagaaaagtaaaggcttgtcatcatcaacaaagaggttcattagcaaggtagcaagcaaagtgcaagaagagaaggctagaaagaacaagaaccgcctatgctacacttgcaaaggaaagggacatttaagtaaggattgtcccatgggtaacacttctaagctcaacttgtcaattgatttaaatatgcttaCGAGGCCAAAAAATGACACTTGTGCTAGAAAGGTGATTGGTTCACCATGTGCTAGCAcacaggccatttgggtgcctaagtctcaTGTGACTAACCATAATGGGcccaacatagtttgggtaccaaattgtgcttag